In Cucurbita pepo subsp. pepo cultivar mu-cu-16 chromosome LG04, ASM280686v2, whole genome shotgun sequence, the following are encoded in one genomic region:
- the LOC111793764 gene encoding tubulin beta-6 chain-like translates to MREILHVQGGQCGNQIGSKFWEVLCDEHGIDPTGRYTGTSDLQLERVNVYYNEASCGRYVPRAVLMDLEPGTMDSVRTGPYGQIFRPDNFVFGQSGAGNNWAKGHYTEGAELIDSVLDVVRKEAENCDCLQGFQVCHSLGGGTGSGMGTLLISKIREEYPDRMLLTFSVFPSPKVSDTVVEPYNATLSVHQLVENADECMVLDNEALYDICFRTLKLTTPSFGDLNHLISATMSGVTCCLRFPGQLNSDLRKLAVNLIPFPRLHFFMVGFAPLTSRGSQLYRALTVPELTQQMWDSKNMMCAADPRHGRYLTASAMFRGKMSTKEVDEQMINVQNKNSSYFVEWIPNNVKSSVCDIAPKGLSMASTFIGNSTSIQEMFRRVSEQFTAMFRRKAFLHWYTGEGMDEMEFTEAESNMNDLVSEYQQYQDATADEYYEDEEEEPESENE, encoded by the exons ATGAGGGAGATCCTTCACGTTCAAGGAGGTCAGTGTGGTAACCAGATCGGATCCAAGTTTTGGGAAGTGTTGTGTGATGAACATGGCATAGATCCTACTGGCCGATACACTGGAACCTCCGATTTGCAACTTGAACGTGTGAATGTGTACTACAATGAGGCTTCTTGTGGACGTTATGTTCCTCGTGCTGTGCTCATGGATCTCGAGCCTGGTACCATGGACAGTGTGAGAACGGGTCCTTATGGACAAATCTTCAGGCCGGACAATTTCGTCTTTGGGCAATCTGGTGCTGGTAATAACTGGGCCAAGGGGCATTACACAGAAGGAGCAGAACTCATTGATTCTGTGCTTGATGTTGTCAGAAAAGAAGCCGAGAACTGTGATTGTCTTCAAG GTTTCCAAGTGTGCCATTCACTTGGTGGAGGCACTGGTTCTGGAATGGGGACTCTGCTGATTTCCAAAATCAGAGAAGAATATCCGGACAGGATGTTACTTACTTTCTCCGTCTTCCCTTCACCAAAAGTGTCAGATACTGTTGTAGAGCCGTACAATGCCACCCTTTCCGTTCACCAGCTTGTTGAGAATGCGGATGAGTGCATGGTGCTGGACAATGAAGCattatatgatatttgctTCAGGACTCTCAAGTTAACTACTCCTAGCT TTGGAGATCTCAACCATTTAATTTCTGCTACAATGAGTGGAGTGACATGCTGTCTCAGATTTCCTGGTCAGCTTAACTCTGACCTCAGAAAACTTGCTGTGAATCTCATTCCTTTTCCTCGTCTACACTTCTTTATGGTGGGATTCGCTCCTCTTACCTCACGTGGGTCGCAGCTATATAGAGCGCTAACCGTCCCGGAGTTGACACAGCAAATGTGGGATTCTAAGAACATGATGTGCGCTGCAGACCCACGCCATGGCCGATACCTCACTGCCTCTGCCATGTTCAGGGGCAAGATGAGTACTAAAGAAGTTGATGAACAGATGATCAATGTTCAGAACAAAAATTCCTCATATTTCGTGGAATGGATTCCAAACAATGTTAAATCAAGCGTCTGTGACATTGCTCCTAAAGGACTCTCCATGGCATCAACCTTCATTGGAAACTCAACCTCCATTCAGGAAATGTTCAGACGTGTGAGCGAGCAGTTCACTGCCATGTTCAGAAGGAAGGCTTTCTTGCACTGGTACACTGGAGAAGGAATGGACGAAATGGAGTTCACGGAGGCAGAAAGCAACATGAATGATCTCGTTTCCGAGTATCAACAGTACCAGGACGCCACAGCTGATGAGTATTacgaagatgaagaagaggagCCCGAAAGCGAAAACGAGTAA
- the LOC111793850 gene encoding heat stress transcription factor B-4b-like has product MEQMIEGDKPNPAPFLTKTYDLVDDPRTDHVVSWGQSHSTFVVWSPPEFATHVLPNYFKHNNFSSFVRQLNTYGFKKVVAERWEFGNENFKKGEKQLLSQIHRRKSHNYNNNNNNTNNLQFFHLHGELFTATSSSDSDVLAALTQDNRRLRRRNFMLLSELTQMKNLYSDIIYFIQNHVKPFDQRNGKWVAKLVELEAPPPQVAVAEAAGESEEVKLFGVPIRGKKRGASDEEDRV; this is encoded by the exons ATGGAGCAGATGATTGAAGGTGATAAGCCAAATCCAGCGCCATTTTTGACCAAAACCTATGATTTGGTGGATGATCCTCGCACTGATCATGTTGTTTCTTGGGGCCAATCTCATTCCACCTTTGTTGTTTGGAGCCCTCCTGAGTTTGCTACTCATGTTCTTCCCAACTACTTCAAACACAACAATTTCTCTAGCTTTGTTCGTCAACTCAACACTTAT GGATTCAAGAAAGTAGTAGCAGAAAGATGGGAATTTGGGAACgaaaacttcaaaaaaggagagaaacaATTACTCTCACAGATTCACAGAAGAAAATCtcataattacaataataataataataatactaacaATCTCCAATTCTTCCATCTACACGGCGAGCTCTTCACCGCCACTTCCTCCTCCGATTCCGACGTGCTGGCGGCCCTGACGCAAGACAACCGGCGTCTACGACGAAGGAACTTCATGCTGCTATCGGAGCTGACCCAGATGAAGAATCTCTACTCGGACATCATATACTTCATCCAAAACCACGTGAAGCCATTTGATCAGAGAAACGGGAAATGGGTGGCGAAGTTGGTGGAGTTGGAGGCTCCGCCGCCGCAAGTAGCGGTGGCTGAGGCGGCGGGGGAATCAGAAGAGGTGAAGCTATTTGGGGTTCCGATTAGAgggaagaagagaggagcTTCAGATGAAGAGGATAGAGTTTGA